A region from the Chrysoperla carnea chromosome 4, inChrCarn1.1, whole genome shotgun sequence genome encodes:
- the LOC123298354 gene encoding uncharacterized protein LOC123298354 — protein sequence MTDEDNANGLEKNLKDLEISNRLPSVAVLDEFLPIEMNPFQRIRPRSRSTGSICTCSKRSRNHQLNENSKTIAKKNSKKLLRDPVLKYVSKHVLDELSINKTSKSLSLIKKFNVDPKEQLTDLLDGCERLSIGSDSKNKSKSSQESRTSNSNNSSCSQEAIAGMGITPPCDVTMDELASYFETFVHIPKKMSSMAEMMYI from the coding sequence ATGACTGACGAAGATAACGCTAATGGgttagagaaaaatttaaaagatttggAAATATCAAATCGATTACCCAGTGTTGCTGTTTTGGATGAATTTTTACCAATTGAAATGAACCCCTTTCAACGTATACGACCTCGTTCACGATCCACAGGGTCAATATGCACATGTTCAAAACGGTCTCGTAATcatcaattaaatgaaaatagtaaaacgatagctaaaaaaaattctaaaaaattattaagagatCCAGTATTAAAATATGTGTCAAAGCATGTTTTGGAcgaattatcaataaataaaaccaGCAAATCTTtatcgttaataaaaaaatttaatgtagatCCCAAAGAACAGCTAACAGATTTATTAGACGGTTGTGAACGATTAAGTATTGGATctgatagtaaaaataaatcaaagtcTTCACAAGAGAGTAGAACGTCAAATAGTAATAATTCATCGTGTTCACAGGAAGCAATCGCTGGTATGGGTATAACACCGCCATGTGATGTAACAATGGACGAACTTGCTAGCTATTTTGAGACATTTGTTCATATTCCTAAAAAAATGTCTTCGATGGCGGAAATGATGTATATTTAg
- the LOC123297485 gene encoding histone deacetylase HDAC1, whose amino-acid sequence MAMQPHSKKRVCYYYDSDIGNYYYGQGHPMKPHRIRMTHNLLLNYGLYRKMEIYRPHKATADEMTKFHSDDYIRFLRSIRPDNMSEYNKQMQRFNVGEDCPVFDGLYEFCQLSAGGSVAAAVKLNKQASEICINWGGGLHHAKKSEASGFCYVNDIVLGILELLKYHQRVLYIDIDVHHGDGVEEAFYTTDRVMTVSFHKYGEYFPGTGDLRDIGAGKGKYYAVNIPLRDGMDDDAYESIFVPIISKVLETFQPSAVVLQCGADSLTGDRLGCFNLTVRGHGKCVEFVKRSGLPFMMVGGGGYTIRNVSRCWTYETSVALGTEIANELPYNDYFEYFGPDFKLHISPSNMANQNTPEYLEKIKTRLFENLRMLPHAPGVQVQAIPEDALQEDSDNEDNVNKDERLPQRDLDKRIAPDNEYSDSEDEGEGGRRDNRSYKGRKRPRLETKSQGGDADRASSTTDAGNDQKDDIKNDRSDIEDTKPPLSSEDTKKDSGPNP is encoded by the exons atggcaATGCAACCTCATAGTAAAAAACGTGTATGTTATTATTACGAca gtgatattggtaattattattatgggcAGGGACATCCCATGAAACCGCATCGTATACGTATGACCCACAACTTACTCTTAAATTATGGATTGTATCGCAAAATGGAAATATAT aGGCCACACAAAGCTACAGCCGATGAAATGACAAAATTCCATTCAGATGATTACATTCGATTTTTACGTTCAATTCGACCGGATAATATGTCTGAATACAACAAACAAATGCAAAGGT TTAACGTTGGAGAAGATTGTCCAGTATTTGATGGTCTATACGAATTTTGTCAATTATCTGCTGGTGGTTCAGTTGCTGCtgctgtaaaattaaataaacaagcttccgaaatatgtataaattggGGCGGTGGCTTACATCACGCTAAAAAATCCGAAGCATCTGGCTTCTGTTATGTGAATGACATTGTGTTAGGTAtcttagaattattaaaatatcatcaacGTGTTTTATATATTGATATCGACGTTCATCACGGGGATGGTGTTGAAGAAGCTTTTTACACAACTGATCGTGTTATGACAGTTTCATTCCATAAGTATGGTGAATATTTCCCTGGTACTGGTGACTTACGTGATATTGGTGCTGGTAAAGGCAAATATTATGCTGTAAATATACCTTTACGTGACGGTATGGACGATGATGCATACGAAAGTATATTCGTTCCAATTATAAGTAAAGTACTTGAAACGTTTCAACCAAGCGCTGTTGTTTTACAATGTGGAGCCGATTCATTGACTGGTGATCGATTaggttgttttaatttaacggtTCGTGGGCATGGAAAATGTGTCGAATTTGTTAAACGGTCTGGTTTACCTTTCATGATGGTTGGCGGAGGTGGATATACAATACGAAACGTTTCACGATGTTGGACATACGAAACATCAGTCGCATTAGGAACTGAAATCGCTAATGAATTACCTTATAATGATTATTTCGAATACTTTGGTCCCGATTTCAAATTACATATCAGTCCTAGCAATATGGCAAATCAAAATACACCAgaatatttagagaaaattaaaacgagattatttgaaaatttacgaatgTTACCACATGCACCAGGAGTTCAAGTACAAGCAATACCAGAAGATGCACTACAAGAAGATTCAGATAACGAGGATAATGTTAACAAAGATGAAAGATTACCACAACGAGATTTAGATAAAAGGATAGCACCCGATAACGAGTATTCAGATAGTGAGGATGAAGGTGAAGGTGGTCGAAGGGATAATCGTAGTTATAAAGGGCGTAAACGGCCGCGATTGGAAACAAAAAGTCAAGGTGGCGATGCAGATCGTGCATCAAGTACAACAGATGCGGGTAATGATCAAAAGgatgatattaaaaatgatcGATCTGATATTGAAGATACAAAACCACCACTTTCGAGTGAAGATACGAAAAAAGATTCCGGGCCAAATCCGTGA
- the LOC123297548 gene encoding puromycin-sensitive aminopeptidase, whose amino-acid sequence MPEPKPFQRLPKSIVPEHYVITLQPNLKSFHFEGHVLIRVKIVQPTQKIVLNTVDLTIDKVTIQRTDSEGSGIVKPTTISTSEDDEIATFDFPRELSIGNYDLEITYIGEVNNKMKGLYRSKCVNANGEEKYSAVTQFEATDARRCFPCWDEPAIKATFDIILEIESGLTAVSNMPVKKLTNIEGGLVQYKFDTTPKMSTYLVAIIIGDYAYEEARSGSVVVRLYAPPDKLSQGQFALQISPDVLSYYNNYFNVAYPLPKMDLAAIADFSAGAMENWGLVTYRETCLLMDPRNPSASRKQFIALVVAHEFAHQWFGNLVTMEWWTHLWLNEGFATFMEYLCIHKLFPEFDIWSQFVTDTYIRALELDALKNSHPIEVPVGHPSEIDEIFDDISYNKGASVIRMLHQYIGDDDFRKGMQSYLTKHQYGNTETEDLWKSLQEASGKPVGAVMSSWTRQVGFPLVKAKLDFEGQDAILSLTQEKFCADGSVEENSPKWLIPISVSTSKSPGNEEVTTVLEDRETKITIKNLPANGWVKINVGTVGFYRTQYTPDMLHRLTPAISNQSLPPLDRLGLLDDLLANVQAGRTPTSEVLRLLLAFKNETHYTVWSSIHNCLCKLSVLLSNTEYYDAFCKYARLLLSGIGERLGWEPRNDESHSDTLLRSLILSQLIWFDDIEHGKKGVELFERRDQRPIPVDLRGVCYRAALRVSNDTNTLDTLLDVYRTTNLQEEKDRIGRALGSLKGDTLLSRALDFSMSADVRPQDSVFIITAISNSRQGRKLAWEFVKARWPELSERYKGLFLLNRLIKLCTENFATYEMAKEVEQFFEKQDCSTSERTIQQSIESIQLNAAWLTRDLNCIKEFFDSENALIL is encoded by the exons atGCCTGAACCGAAACCATTCCAAAGATTACCAAAATCAATAGTGCCAGAACATTACGTTATTACATTACAACCTAACCTCAAGAGTTTTCATTTCGAAGGGCATGTGTTGATTCGTGTGAAAATTGTACAACCAACccaaaaaatagtattaaatacaGTTGATTTAACCATCGATAAAGTTACGATTCAACGAACTGATTCTGAAGGTAGTGGAATTGTTAAACCAACCACAATATCTACATCCGAAGATGATGAAATTGCAACTTTTGATTTTCCAAGAGAATTATCTATTGGAAATTATGATTTGGAAATCACTTATATTGGTGAAGTCAACAATAAAATGAAAGGATTGTACAGGAGTAAGTGTGTTAATGCAAATGGAGAAGAAAAATATTCAGCTGTAACACAATTTGAAGCAACAGATGCGCGAAGATGCTTTCCATGTTGGGATGAACCCGCAATTAAAGCTAcgtttgatattattttagaaatagaaTCAGGTTTAACAGCAGTATCAAATATGCCAgtgaaaaaattaactaatattGAAGGAGGGCTAGTACAATATAAATTCGATACAACCCCGAAAATGTCCACGTACTTAGTAGCAATTATAATTGGAGATTACGCTTATGAAGAAGCACGTTCTGGTAGTGTGGTTGTAAGACTTTATGCACCACCCGATAAGTTATCTCAAGGACAATTTGCGCTTCAAATTTCACCTGATGTTTTATCgtactataataattattttaatgttgctTATCCACTTCCAAAAATGGATTTAGCTGCAATTGCTGATTTTAGTGCTGGTGCTATGGAAAATTGGGGTCTAGTTACATATCGTGAGACTTGTTTATTAATGGATCCACGAAATCCATCTGCATCGCGTAAACAATTCATTGCACTAGTCGTAGCTCATGAATTTGCCCATCAGTGGTTTGGAAATTTAGTGACCATGGAATGGTGGACACATTTATGGTTAAATGAAGGCTTTGCTACATTCATGGAATATTTGTGTATTCATAAACTATTCCCAGAATTTGATATTTGGAGTCAATTTGTAACCGATACGTACATTAGAGCCTTAGAATTAGACGCTTTAAAGAACTCACATCCTATTGAGGTCCCAGTGGGTCACCCATCCGAAATTGACGAAATTTTCGACGATATTAGTTATAACAAAGGGGCCTCTGTTATTCGAATGTTACATCAGTACATTGGAGACGATGATTTTCGAAAAGGGATGCAATCATATTTAACAAAGCATCAATATGGTAATACTGAGACTGAAGACTTATGGAAATccttacaagaagctagtggaAAACCTGTAGGTGCTGTTATGTCATCTTGGACACGCcag gttGGATTTCCATTAGTTAAGGCTAAATTGGATTTCGAAGGCCAAGATGCTATTTTATCATTAACTCAGGAAAAGTTTTGTGCTGATGGCAGCGTCGAAGAAAACAGTCCAAAATGGTTAATACCAATCAGTGTATCTACAAGTAAATCACCTGGAAATGAAGAAGTAACCACTGTGCTAGAAGATCgtgaaacaaaaattactatCAAAAATTTACCGGCTAATGGTtgggtaaaaataaatgttgGCACCGTTGGATTTTATCGTACACAATATACCCCAGATATGTTACATCGATTAACACCAGCTATCAGTAACCAAAGTTTACCACCTCTAGATAGATTAGGTTTATTGGACGATTTACTAGCAAATGTACAAGCTGGTAGAACTCCCACATCAGAAGTGTTACGCTTATTGCTagcatttaaaaatgaaactcaTTACACGGTTTGGTCAAGTATTCATAATTGTTTATGCAAATTGTCCGTACTATTATCTAACACCGAATACTATGATGCGTTCTGTAAATATGCAAGACTACTTTTATCAGGAATTGGAGAGCGACTTGGATGGGAACCAAGAAACGATGAATCGCATTCTGATACACTTTTACGAAGCCTTATTCTATCTCAGTTAATATGGTTTGATGATATTGAACATGGTAAGAAAGGTGTGGAATTATTTGAAAGGCGGGATCAACGTCCAAttccagttgatttacgtggtGTTTGTTATCGAGCTGCACTTCGTGTCAGCAATGATACAAATACCCTTGATACACTATTAGATGTTTATCGTACTACAAATCTACAAGAAGAAAAGGATAGAATTGGACGTGCACTTGGTTCGTTGAAAGGTGATACACTTCTTTCGAGAGCTTTAGATTTCTCAATGTCGGCTGACGTAAGACCACAAGATTCTGTGTTTATCATAACAGCAATATCTAATTCACGTCAAGGTAGAAAACTCGCATGGGAGTTTGTGAAAGCAAGATGGCCTGAATTGTCTGAACGTTACAAAgggttatttttgttaaatcgattaattaaattatgtacaGAAAATTTCGCAACCTATGAAATGGCTAAAGAAGTtgaacaatttttcgaaaaacaagatTGTTCTACCTCAGAACGAACAATTCAACAAAGTATTGAAAGCATTCAATTGAATGCTGCATGGTTAACTAGAGATCTCAATTGTATCAAAGAGTTTTTTGATTCAGAAAACGCTTTAATTctttga